The genomic interval TGATTTACAAGAAAGACTAAATAAAGGCTATAAATACAAAGACATAATACCAATTGCTGGAATTGTACTGAATAGATATCGTAGTACTGATAACAATATTTTTGTTGTTTCTGATACATATTTCTCTTATAAATATTCTGAAAAAGATTATTCCAAATTTTTATATAAAAACAAGGTGTTTAATAAGGCAAGATTGGTAAATGAGATTGTTAGAGAATATGTGGATTTAAATCCTACGACAACATTCTCTAAATTAAAAGAGATATTTCCAAAGCAAATTCAAGGGAGTTTTGGAGTTTTTGACAAACTATCAAGAGCAGAAGAAATCTATAACAATTGGGGGCATAAAAGACATTATATCAAGTCGACAGAAACAATACATTTAGCTGATGGAGAAATAATCGCAACTTGCAATCAATGGAATCCACATAATACTTCTGACTTTATTGACAACGCTAAAAAGCTAGGTTATAACATTGAAATAAAATAAAGAAATGCTAACAATATATAAATAACATAGGGCATTTGTGCTTAACCGAAAGGTATGTGAATATTAACTAAGTACGCTAAATATAAAATTTGACGTTTATAGTAAAAAAGATAAAAGCAAAATATTATACTTGACTTAGTACCAAACCGAAACGCATTACTTATCACCTGCCCTACGTTTCTTAGCCAAACGTTAGCGAAAAATTAAAATAATTACACTTTTCTTGCTTTAAATCTCCCATAAAACAGAATATATCCATAACAAAGAATTGTTAAGATAAACGCTGTTTTAAAACCAAAACCATCTATTAAACTTCCAAAAGCAAAAGGTATAATTGCGCCACCAACAATTGCCATACAAAGTAAACCAGAAGCTTGTGCTTTTAAATCTCCTAATCCTTCTAAAGACAATGTAAAAATTGTTGGAAACATAATTGAATTAAACAGACCAACAGCCAAAATTGACCACATAGAAAGCAAACTAGTTGTGTTTATAGAAATTAAAATCATAGCAATTGCTAAACTTGCAAAAATTGCCAAAACTTTTCCTGGAGCCATAATTTTGGTTAGATAAGCACCTACAAAACGTCCAATCATTGCTCCACCCCAATAAAATATTACAAAAATTCCTAATAAAGATTTTGGGTCAGAATCTGTAAATGTTTTATTAAAAGTACTTGCAATTGTATTTGCAATATTCATCATGGTTTCATTTTGAGAAACTACTGTTGCTAAATTCATATCAGAAAAATAGTTTACTAAAAAACTACCTATAGCAACTTCTGCACCTACATACACAAAGATTCCTAAAGCACCCATAAGCATCACTTTGTTTTTTAATAACGTAAGGTATCCTCCTTTAGGAGATTCTTGCATCACTTTAGGTAATTTTATAAATCCAAAAATAATTGCTAAAACTGCTATTGAAGAAGCAATTAATAAAAAAGGCGTTTGCACAGTAGCAGCTTCTGCTGCATAATAATTTGTCTTTTCTGTTGCCGATAATAAATCGATTTCTGTAGATGTTTTTACAGTGTCACTCAATAAAAATAACGCACCAACAACTGGTGCAATTGTAGTTCCTAAAGAATTAAATGCTTGCGATAAATTTAAACGGCTACTTGCTCCTTCTTCAGAACCTAACAAAGCAACATACGGATTTGCAGCTACTTGCAAAATTGTAATTCCGCCTGCAAGAGTAAAATACCCAAATAAAAATACTGGAAATGATCTAAAAGATGCAGCTGGATAAAATAATAAACAACCTGCAGCCATGGTTAGTAATCCTAAAACAATTCCCTTTTTATAACCGATTTTTGATAAAATAAATCCTGCTGGTAAAGAAAACACAAAGAATGCTACAAAAAAAGCAAACTGTACCAAAACAGTTTTGGCATAAGACATTTCGAAAACATCTTTTAATCTTGGTACTAAACTATCCACTAAAACTGTAATAAATCCCCAGAGGAAAAATAAAGTCGTTAAAAATATAAATGCGGATTTGTATGATTTGTTATTTACTGTTGTTGACATAAATTATACTTTATTAAAAAAATCTGATGGCATATTCTTATTCTCTCCTTCTTTAAAAAGATTATAGCTAAAATGTTCATGAATAGAATATGCTCCAGTTTCTCCTTGTTTATTTACTGCAATATAGCCTACTTGAAAATTCTTAAAATCTTTTCCTGGTTTATTTACAATTCTTCCAATTGCTTCTTCACAGGCTTGTTGTGGCGTTTTCCCTTGACGCATTAATTCAACAATTAAAAAACTACCTACTGTTTTTAAAACCTCTTCTCCTAAACCTGTGGCTGAAGCACCACCAATTTCATTATCAACAAATAAACCACCGCCAATAATAGGAGAATCTCCTACTCTACCAGCCATCTTGTAAGCCAATCCACTTGTGGTACAAGCACCAGAAATATCACCATTTTTATCGATAGCTAACATCCCAATAGTATCGTGATTTTCTATATTAATTATAGGTTTATATTCTGATGTTATTTTCCATTTCTCCCAAGCTTTTTTGGCTTTTTCTGTCAATAAATTTTCTCTTTTAAAACCTTTAGAAACGGCAAATTGTTCTGCTCCTTCTGCAACCAACATTACATGTGGCGTATCTTCCATTACTTTTCTTGCCACAGAAATTACATGTTTAATATTCTTAACGCCTAAAACTGCTCCATAATCACCTTTTTCATTCATGATACAAGCATCTAAAGTTACATCTCCATCTCTATCTGGCAATCCTCCTTTTCCTACAGACATACCTTCTTCATTTGCTTCTTCAATTCTACAACCTTGTTCTACTGCATCTAAAACCGAACCTCCTTTTTCTAAAACTTTTGCTGCCGTTTCTACCGCTAATGGTGTATTCCATGTAGCAATAACTAGAGGTCTTATTGGTTTTATATTTACTGCAGCAACTACTTTTTCATCTTTCTTAGTTTCTTCACAACTAATTAAAGTTGAGGATACTGCAACCAATCCTAAACCTGAAACGGATGCTTTTTTTATAAAATTTCTTCTTTTCATTTTTATAAGTTTAAGACCTTTCGACTGCGCTCAAGGTGACAAAGAATAGTTATTTTTTTGGTTGATTTGACATTGTAAAAATAAATTCTCCTCCATTCATCAATTCATCATGAAAGATATGATTCCTATCAATCTCTTTTCCATTAATCTTTAATTTAGAAACATATACATTTTCTTTTGATTGATTTTCAGTCGAAATGATCAATTTATTACCATTTTCTAAATTCAATGTAGCATTCTTAACTAATGGACTTCCCAATGCATATTGATTAGAACCTGGCGTGACAGGGTAAAATCCTAAAGCAGAAAAAATATACCAAGCGCTCATTTGTCCTGCATCATCATTTCCACACAAACCTTCTACTCCTGGTCCGTACATAGTATCCATAATCATTCGAACTCTTGCTTGAGTTTTATGTTCATCATCAGTCCAATTATATAAATAAGGAATGTGATGCCCTGGCTCATTTCCATGTACATAATTTCCTATAATTCCATCTCTTGTTATATCTTCATGTTTTGCAATGTACCTATCTTCAATTTCCATTGTAAATAATGAATCTAATCTTCTAGAAAATGATTGCTTACCTCCCATCATTTGAATCATTTTATCTAATTGATGCGGAACATACAAACCGTAATTCCAAGCATTTCCTTCAATAAAACCTTGTCCGTGAGTATCTAAAGGGCTAAAGTTTTTTCTAAACGCACCATCAGATAATTTTGGACTCATATATCCATTCTTTGGATTAAAAACATTGTTATAGTATTCTGACCTTTCTAAAAATATTTTTTCTGTTTCTACGTCATTAACACTTTTCGCAATCTGTGCTATTGTCCAATCATCATAAGCCAACTCTAATGTTTTAGAAACTGAAGAATGACTTTTATCATCTGGCACATATTTGTATTGTAAATAATCTCCTAAACCATCAAAATAAGAAACATTTGCAGTTGCCACTGATGCTTTTAAAGCTTCATTTTTATCAAAATCCCCTACATTTTTAACAACAGCATCTGCAATTACTGAAGTTGCATGATACCCAATCATACACCAATTTTCATTGGCATAATGAGACCAAATTGGTAACATATTATGTACACTTTCATTTTGATGTGCTAACATCGATTTAATCATGTCATTATTACGTTCTTGCTGAATAACATTAAATAATGGATGTAATGCTCTGTAAGTATCCCACAAAGAAAAAATCGTGTAGTTTGTAAATCCTTCAGAAGTATGAATATTTTGATCTAAGCCTCTATATTTCTCATCGACATCTTCATATAAAATCGGACTTAACATGGTGTGATATAAAGCCGTATAAAAAGTTTCTTT from Lutibacter sp. Hel_I_33_5 carries:
- a CDS encoding sugar MFS transporter gives rise to the protein MSTTVNNKSYKSAFIFLTTLFFLWGFITVLVDSLVPRLKDVFEMSYAKTVLVQFAFFVAFFVFSLPAGFILSKIGYKKGIVLGLLTMAAGCLLFYPAASFRSFPVFLFGYFTLAGGITILQVAANPYVALLGSEEGASSRLNLSQAFNSLGTTIAPVVGALFLLSDTVKTSTEIDLLSATEKTNYYAAEAATVQTPFLLIASSIAVLAIIFGFIKLPKVMQESPKGGYLTLLKNKVMLMGALGIFVYVGAEVAIGSFLVNYFSDMNLATVVSQNETMMNIANTIASTFNKTFTDSDPKSLLGIFVIFYWGGAMIGRFVGAYLTKIMAPGKVLAIFASLAIAMILISINTTSLLSMWSILAVGLFNSIMFPTIFTLSLEGLGDLKAQASGLLCMAIVGGAIIPFAFGSLIDGFGFKTAFILTILCYGYILFYGRFKARKV
- a CDS encoding N(4)-(beta-N-acetylglucosaminyl)-L-asparaginase, which produces MKRRNFIKKASVSGLGLVAVSSTLISCEETKKDEKVVAAVNIKPIRPLVIATWNTPLAVETAAKVLEKGGSVLDAVEQGCRIEEANEEGMSVGKGGLPDRDGDVTLDACIMNEKGDYGAVLGVKNIKHVISVARKVMEDTPHVMLVAEGAEQFAVSKGFKRENLLTEKAKKAWEKWKITSEYKPIINIENHDTIGMLAIDKNGDISGACTTSGLAYKMAGRVGDSPIIGGGLFVDNEIGGASATGLGEEVLKTVGSFLIVELMRQGKTPQQACEEAIGRIVNKPGKDFKNFQVGYIAVNKQGETGAYSIHEHFSYNLFKEGENKNMPSDFFNKV
- a CDS encoding GH92 family glycosyl hydrolase yields the protein MIKKLILTVFVISIISCNSESKSSFDKKEKKPSKDFVQFVNPMIGTSKMGHVFPGATAPFGMVQLSPQTNFEVMFKDNKYNTKTYEYCAGYQYKDSTIVGFAHTNFSGTGHSDLGDLLVMPTVGKLVLNPLKTKEGEKGFYSKFSHKNETAKAGYYKVDLEDYNIKAELTASERVGFHQYTFPKSSESHILLDLVYNVYHHDNKNVWTFLRVENDSTVTGYRQTKGWARTKKVFFAIKFSKPFKSYGHKKYDKITYDGFYRRFNQKENFPEMAGKDIRAYFNFDTKESEKIKMKFALSSVSSAGAMKNLEAEIPHWDFEKTKNETQQKWNKELSKIEVETLEESQKETFYTALYHTMLSPILYEDVDEKYRGLDQNIHTSEGFTNYTIFSLWDTYRALHPLFNVIQQERNNDMIKSMLAHQNESVHNMLPIWSHYANENWCMIGYHATSVIADAVVKNVGDFDKNEALKASVATANVSYFDGLGDYLQYKYVPDDKSHSSVSKTLELAYDDWTIAQIAKSVNDVETEKIFLERSEYYNNVFNPKNGYMSPKLSDGAFRKNFSPLDTHGQGFIEGNAWNYGLYVPHQLDKMIQMMGGKQSFSRRLDSLFTMEIEDRYIAKHEDITRDGIIGNYVHGNEPGHHIPYLYNWTDDEHKTQARVRMIMDTMYGPGVEGLCGNDDAGQMSAWYIFSALGFYPVTPGSNQYALGSPLVKNATLNLENGNKLIISTENQSKENVYVSKLKINGKEIDRNHIFHDELMNGGEFIFTMSNQPKK